In a genomic window of Pseudoalteromonas xiamenensis:
- a CDS encoding ATP-binding protein, with translation MQNKSIATEFKLKIGGFILLLFTAEIFYFAYASYKQAEDVAIENVSRRAYGLKYDIKNQITELSYLLVPLMDNKVLADSPNNLLYTQFALKQLTDLVKDNNLVKSAFIADGSPYITDGYPLYTLRWGITEISQLSEDIILSKKPNLGIRAIIFPPQQLQDANSKNGKLLFVIPLRETLQSLVRPYRYTGALFVEVDLDAVIANASHEKSNLGEHLTIESNQQVWFEKGKPFKDHFSQSISLFENTDNTWPNATINVQHSKSLYTERFVHSLYLTAFISIIDLLLIVWFLNYFGRRLIQPLKRLEKQCLDFSTGNFKKSQEPVHFSELQTLQDTFNNMADKLDEHVSNLKLAKQKAELSEQSKSLFLANMSHEIRTPMNGILGTFQLLADVEHDPENKELVDTGLVSAKSLLHLLNDILDFSKMEAGKLSFEYVVYDLKFLFEEVCVEFKDISKNKQIPIKLNVDEDFEVLRKVDTLRIKQILRNLLSNALKFTHEGDVKISLKGTEEKVEFSIQDSGIGMSEAQLERLFNRFSQADTSTTRKYGGTGLGLSIIKQLIELMNGEVTVQSEEGKGTTFNVCLPFKRETQQVKKVADAIVPPDLTGKTLLLAEDNKINQTVFCAMVKKTGAEILIANDGVEAVAIAQKYYVDAIFMDIQMPNLDGVGACNQLIEQGFNKPIIALTANVMAKDVEYYLNNHFADCVGKPIEIQALFKSIYSHIPTSS, from the coding sequence ATGCAAAACAAAAGCATAGCAACTGAGTTTAAGCTGAAAATAGGCGGATTCATATTACTGCTCTTTACCGCGGAGATTTTCTATTTTGCTTATGCTTCCTACAAACAAGCAGAAGACGTTGCCATTGAAAACGTCTCTCGGCGCGCCTACGGTCTTAAGTACGACATTAAAAACCAAATTACCGAGCTGAGTTATTTGCTCGTCCCGTTGATGGACAACAAAGTTCTTGCGGATTCACCCAACAATTTGCTCTATACCCAATTTGCTTTAAAACAGCTTACCGATCTGGTTAAAGATAATAATTTGGTAAAAAGTGCCTTTATTGCAGATGGCTCTCCTTATATTACCGATGGCTATCCATTGTATACCCTACGCTGGGGCATTACTGAAATCTCGCAGCTCAGCGAAGACATCATCTTGTCAAAAAAGCCTAACTTAGGTATACGCGCCATCATTTTCCCACCTCAACAATTACAAGATGCCAATTCTAAAAATGGAAAATTGCTGTTTGTTATCCCGCTTCGTGAAACGCTTCAATCGCTCGTACGGCCTTATCGCTATACAGGCGCTTTATTCGTTGAAGTCGATTTAGATGCTGTTATTGCAAATGCCTCTCATGAAAAAAGCAACCTAGGCGAACACTTAACCATCGAGTCAAACCAGCAAGTGTGGTTTGAAAAAGGCAAGCCTTTTAAAGATCACTTCTCTCAGTCAATTAGTCTTTTCGAAAATACGGATAATACGTGGCCAAACGCCACGATTAACGTGCAACATTCAAAAAGCCTTTATACTGAACGTTTTGTTCATTCTCTCTACTTAACTGCGTTTATCAGCATCATTGATTTGCTGCTTATCGTATGGTTTTTGAATTACTTCGGTCGACGTTTGATCCAGCCATTGAAACGCTTAGAAAAGCAATGTCTCGATTTTTCCACGGGCAATTTCAAAAAGTCGCAAGAACCCGTACATTTTAGTGAACTGCAAACCTTACAAGATACCTTTAATAACATGGCCGATAAGCTTGATGAACATGTGTCGAATTTAAAGCTGGCAAAACAAAAAGCCGAACTTTCTGAGCAATCGAAATCTCTCTTCTTAGCGAACATGAGCCACGAAATTCGTACACCGATGAATGGTATTTTGGGCACATTTCAACTACTTGCTGACGTTGAACACGATCCGGAAAACAAAGAGCTCGTCGATACAGGTCTGGTATCAGCCAAATCGTTATTACATTTACTCAACGACATTTTAGACTTTTCCAAAATGGAAGCGGGGAAATTATCATTTGAATACGTTGTCTATGATTTAAAATTCCTTTTCGAAGAGGTGTGTGTCGAGTTCAAGGACATTTCTAAAAACAAACAAATACCAATCAAGTTAAATGTCGACGAAGACTTTGAAGTTTTACGCAAAGTCGACACGCTTAGGATAAAACAAATTCTTCGGAATCTCTTGTCTAACGCCCTGAAGTTCACGCACGAAGGTGACGTCAAAATTTCACTCAAGGGCACAGAAGAAAAAGTGGAATTCTCGATACAGGATTCTGGCATCGGAATGTCTGAAGCTCAGCTCGAACGATTGTTTAATCGATTCTCGCAGGCGGATACTTCTACCACTCGAAAATACGGCGGCACGGGCCTTGGTCTTTCTATCATCAAGCAACTTATTGAGCTTATGAATGGCGAAGTGACGGTACAAAGTGAGGAAGGTAAAGGGACGACATTTAACGTATGCCTACCATTCAAACGCGAAACTCAACAAGTTAAAAAAGTAGCTGATGCTATCGTTCCTCCGGACTTAACAGGAAAAACGCTGTTACTCGCGGAAGATAACAAAATCAACCAAACCGTATTCTGCGCAATGGTCAAAAAGACAGGTGCGGAGATTTTGATTGCTAATGATGGTGTAGAAGCAGTTGCAATCGCCCAAAAATACTATGTCGATGCTATTTTCATGGACATACAAATGCCGAATTTGGACGGTGTTGGCGCGTGTAATCAACTTATTGAGCAGGGCTTTAATAAACCGATCATTGCATTAACCGCTAACGTTATGGCGAAAGACGTCGAGTATTATTTAAACAATCACTTTGCAGATTGCGTTGGTAAGCCAATCGAGATCCAAGCACTCTTTAAATCTATCTATAGTCATATTCCGACAAGTTCTTAA
- a CDS encoding S9 family peptidase yields MKRLFTLALVSAACSFTAQAESLKPINVFDLEYASQVDISNDGKTTYFVRNRMDIKTDKKVGNIWSVDNISGEMQPVTSGVHRDFSPVLSPKGDKLAFISTRDGSPQVYIKWLKTNAVAKLTNLTQSPGKVTWTPDGTGLVFSMFVPKASKTPVHVSGKPEGATWAKPAVFIDDVYYRADGMGYLDQGFEHLFWISADGGNARQLTSGDYDHGGKVSFSRDGKTLYFSANRRENNALKPTNNEIYSLDMDSKEITAITSRLGPDRYPEVSPNGRYLAYLGHDDKQTNYENNLLYVMDLKSGETEAYGEELDRNFSRLKWAGNSNAVYLEYDTEGQTSLGIQKLQGKFSVVTKQIGSTSFGRPYSGGDFDVSDRGIVAITLADTQRPADIAVVDKGEVKRLTHLNDDALTDITLGKVEEIWVKSKYDGLDIQGWVVYPPEFDATKKYPMILEIHGGPVANYGPHFASELQLMAAKGYVVLYMNPRGSDSYGKKFAQTIHHNYPSNDFDDLMTGVDTMLAKGFIDKDKLFVTGGSGGGVLTAWTVGHTDRFAAAVVAKPVINWYSFVLTADAYPFFSDYWFPGKPWDHMEHYMKRSPISYVGNVKTPTMLLTGESDYRTPISETEQFYQALKLQGVESAMVRIPDASHGITSRPSNLLTKVEYILWWFEKHQTKKEQ; encoded by the coding sequence ATGAAACGTCTATTTACCTTGGCGCTCGTCAGTGCTGCGTGCAGTTTTACAGCACAAGCTGAGTCGCTGAAGCCGATAAATGTATTTGATCTCGAGTACGCAAGCCAAGTCGACATTAGTAATGATGGTAAAACAACCTACTTTGTTCGCAATCGGATGGACATCAAAACGGACAAGAAAGTCGGTAATATTTGGTCAGTGGATAATATCAGCGGTGAAATGCAGCCAGTGACTTCGGGTGTGCATCGTGACTTTTCACCTGTTTTATCACCTAAAGGGGATAAATTAGCGTTTATTTCGACGCGTGATGGAAGCCCACAAGTGTACATTAAATGGCTGAAAACCAATGCGGTTGCAAAGCTCACGAATCTTACACAATCACCGGGCAAAGTCACTTGGACCCCTGATGGGACTGGCCTTGTGTTTAGTATGTTTGTACCAAAAGCGAGTAAAACGCCAGTTCATGTATCGGGGAAGCCAGAAGGCGCGACGTGGGCGAAACCAGCCGTGTTTATTGACGATGTTTATTATCGTGCAGATGGAATGGGTTATCTCGACCAAGGTTTTGAGCATCTGTTCTGGATAAGTGCAGATGGCGGAAACGCAAGGCAGTTGACCTCGGGTGACTATGATCACGGTGGCAAGGTCAGTTTTAGTCGAGACGGCAAAACACTCTATTTCAGTGCGAATCGACGAGAAAATAACGCGTTAAAACCAACAAATAATGAAATCTACTCGCTTGATATGGATTCAAAGGAAATTACCGCGATTACTTCGCGTTTGGGTCCAGATCGTTACCCTGAAGTATCACCGAATGGTCGCTACCTAGCCTATTTAGGGCATGATGATAAACAAACAAACTATGAAAACAATCTATTGTATGTGATGGATTTGAAGTCAGGTGAAACAGAAGCTTACGGTGAAGAATTAGATCGAAACTTCAGTCGACTGAAATGGGCAGGGAACAGTAATGCAGTGTACCTTGAGTATGATACAGAAGGGCAAACGTCATTAGGCATACAAAAGCTACAAGGCAAGTTCTCGGTTGTAACAAAACAGATAGGAAGCACATCCTTTGGAAGACCGTATTCTGGTGGTGACTTCGACGTCAGTGACCGTGGTATAGTGGCGATTACGCTAGCCGATACACAGCGTCCTGCGGATATCGCCGTAGTTGATAAAGGTGAAGTTAAGCGCCTTACACACTTGAACGACGATGCACTTACAGACATTACGCTTGGTAAAGTTGAAGAAATTTGGGTGAAATCCAAATACGATGGACTGGATATTCAAGGCTGGGTTGTTTATCCACCTGAGTTCGACGCAACCAAAAAATACCCCATGATTCTTGAGATCCATGGAGGCCCAGTTGCAAACTACGGACCTCACTTTGCATCTGAACTTCAGCTAATGGCGGCAAAAGGCTATGTCGTACTGTATATGAATCCTCGAGGAAGTGATTCGTATGGCAAAAAATTTGCGCAAACAATCCACCATAATTACCCAAGCAATGATTTTGATGATCTGATGACGGGCGTTGACACCATGCTCGCTAAAGGGTTTATCGATAAAGACAAACTGTTTGTTACTGGTGGTTCAGGTGGTGGCGTGCTAACAGCTTGGACGGTAGGGCATACTGATCGATTTGCTGCAGCGGTGGTCGCAAAACCAGTGATTAACTGGTATTCATTTGTGCTGACAGCAGACGCATACCCATTCTTTAGTGATTATTGGTTCCCGGGTAAACCTTGGGATCACATGGAACACTATATGAAGCGCTCGCCAATTAGCTATGTGGGCAATGTTAAAACACCCACCATGCTACTGACTGGTGAATCTGACTACCGAACGCCAATATCGGAAACAGAACAATTCTACCAAGCGCTTAAACTACAAGGCGTTGAAAGTGCAATGGTCCGTATTCCTGATGCTTCACACGGCATTACGTCGCGTCCATCAAATCTTTTGACGAAAGTCGAATACATTCTGTGGTGGTTTGAAAAACACCAAACGAAAAAAGAACAGTAG
- a CDS encoding GFA family protein: MSNLKVFNATRGQCLCGQIKYELNGEVSSFHLCYCSRCRHSTGSAHAANVFTKPEAIKWICGEEQIKRFELAQAKSFAKQFCQNCAGAVPYLNKAGTFLVVPAGSLVDEIEFGPDDRIFTDSKAKWTECIFELPTFERYPDKF, translated from the coding sequence ATGAGTAATTTAAAAGTGTTTAACGCGACACGCGGCCAGTGTCTTTGTGGGCAAATCAAATATGAATTGAACGGCGAAGTTTCTTCCTTTCATTTATGCTATTGCAGTCGATGTCGTCACAGCACAGGGTCAGCGCATGCGGCGAACGTGTTTACAAAGCCAGAAGCAATTAAATGGATCTGTGGTGAGGAGCAAATTAAACGTTTTGAACTCGCGCAGGCGAAGTCATTTGCAAAGCAGTTTTGTCAGAATTGCGCAGGAGCAGTACCGTATTTAAATAAGGCCGGTACGTTCCTTGTTGTTCCTGCGGGGTCTTTGGTCGATGAGATTGAGTTTGGACCGGATGACCGGATATTTACGGACTCAAAAGCAAAATGGACCGAATGTATTTTCGAACTGCCCACTTTTGAACGTTATCCAGACAAATTTTGA
- a CDS encoding flavohemoglobin expression-modulating QEGLA motif protein, translating into MPSNPTAYQQNLKTLSDRLVAIQQPIRILDAIKWPPHWREEFFAKGEKTPPPADKAYYQSIPLDFDLNTVKGELKSLLADIKKTLGKKDALGLILQDTTQQYLQVMDLIKDRGTTGFIDHSRALYGSAHDHLIGDRRSLKEVGEHLCGIFHLPAAKHISFAQPKLYDAPRSVEILQSKLDTYFTRHNVQVKLSDGIVSDAAAGGDSIKLNSRSSFSDRDLRVLEVHEGWVHVGTTLNGRAQPYATWLGVGSPRIAAHQEGLAVLMETLTFASFPARARRISDRVTAIHMAEEGADFLDVYRHFVNVGLSKNDSYAVAQRVFRGGRVDGGSAFTKDLSYVRGFVENLNFIHSAISAGRPELIPMLFVGKLNLHDIPALYGAYLDGTIEAPTYVPDMFSDLNGLYVWFGFANGMHLIDMKRVQNHFIDLFKDIPKVCPTTMSPTAVQDIEW; encoded by the coding sequence ATGCCGAGCAATCCGACCGCTTACCAACAAAACCTTAAAACACTTTCAGACCGTCTCGTTGCGATTCAACAGCCAATTCGGATTCTAGATGCCATAAAATGGCCCCCACATTGGCGTGAGGAGTTTTTTGCGAAAGGGGAAAAAACACCACCACCTGCAGACAAAGCGTATTACCAGTCAATCCCGTTGGACTTTGACTTAAACACTGTGAAAGGTGAGTTGAAAAGCCTATTGGCGGACATAAAAAAAACGCTAGGTAAGAAAGATGCGCTCGGATTGATATTGCAAGACACAACACAGCAGTACTTGCAGGTCATGGACTTAATTAAGGACAGGGGAACGACTGGGTTTATCGATCACAGTCGCGCATTATATGGGTCCGCGCACGACCATTTGATTGGTGACCGCCGCTCACTCAAAGAAGTAGGTGAACATCTTTGCGGCATTTTCCACTTACCTGCAGCAAAACACATTTCGTTTGCTCAACCAAAATTGTACGACGCACCGAGAAGTGTTGAGATCCTGCAAAGTAAATTGGATACCTATTTCACCCGTCATAATGTTCAAGTCAAACTTTCCGACGGCATTGTGTCAGATGCCGCTGCCGGTGGTGACAGCATCAAACTCAACTCTCGCTCGTCATTTTCTGACCGAGATTTACGCGTGTTGGAAGTACATGAAGGCTGGGTCCATGTCGGCACAACTTTAAACGGTCGAGCCCAACCTTATGCTACGTGGCTGGGTGTAGGTTCACCGCGCATCGCCGCTCACCAAGAGGGGCTTGCTGTACTCATGGAAACTCTTACCTTCGCCAGTTTCCCTGCTCGAGCAAGAAGGATCAGTGACCGTGTTACGGCAATTCACATGGCGGAAGAAGGCGCGGACTTTTTAGATGTATATCGCCACTTTGTGAACGTAGGACTGAGTAAAAATGACAGTTACGCCGTTGCGCAGCGTGTATTCCGAGGCGGTAGAGTCGATGGTGGTTCGGCCTTCACGAAAGATCTCTCGTATGTCAGAGGTTTCGTTGAGAACCTTAACTTTATTCACAGCGCCATCTCTGCAGGCCGACCAGAACTCATCCCTATGTTGTTTGTTGGCAAATTGAACTTACACGACATTCCGGCTCTCTATGGCGCCTATTTAGATGGCACAATTGAGGCACCAACGTATGTTCCAGATATGTTTAGCGATTTGAACGGGCTCTATGTTTGGTTTGGCTTTGCTAACGGCATGCATTTAATTGACATGAAACGAGTGCAAAATCACTTTATTGACTTGTTCAAAGATATACCCAAAGTGTGCCCAACGACGATGAGCCCAACGGCGGTTCAAGATATCGAATGGTAA
- a CDS encoding TetR/AcrR family transcriptional regulator translates to MKLSEKKRLQIVTAAESLFASQGVEATSMDQVSSLAEVSKRTVYNHFATKGELFQAVLEAMFAKVDQGKQFQFTLDCSIESQLMEIAVQEVQLLTSPAFLKIAKVAFMQMLQDANLANSLNGQSVGCLRFFEQFLSDAVKAKVLTVDDVSLAAKQFVYQLKSLLFYPLLYGISSKDELNVDYLVLETVKLFLARYQK, encoded by the coding sequence ATGAAACTTTCTGAGAAAAAACGATTGCAAATAGTTACCGCAGCTGAATCATTGTTCGCATCGCAAGGCGTTGAGGCGACGAGTATGGATCAGGTTTCTTCGCTTGCCGAGGTTTCGAAGCGCACGGTTTATAACCATTTTGCAACTAAAGGTGAGCTGTTTCAGGCCGTATTGGAAGCCATGTTTGCTAAAGTAGATCAAGGAAAACAATTTCAGTTTACCTTGGACTGCTCGATTGAATCACAGCTAATGGAGATAGCGGTACAAGAAGTCCAATTGTTAACGTCGCCAGCGTTTTTAAAAATTGCGAAAGTAGCTTTTATGCAGATGTTGCAAGACGCTAATTTAGCAAACTCGTTGAATGGTCAGTCTGTCGGGTGTTTGCGATTTTTTGAACAGTTTCTGTCTGATGCGGTGAAAGCGAAAGTGTTAACTGTCGACGATGTGTCGTTGGCGGCTAAGCAATTTGTTTATCAGCTCAAGTCCTTGCTGTTCTATCCATTACTTTACGGTATTTCGAGCAAAGATGAGCTCAATGTTGACTATTTAGTACTGGAAACCGTGAAACTGTTTCTTGCTCGATACCAAAAATAG
- a CDS encoding MBL fold metallo-hydrolase, whose protein sequence is MKRITWFVFAALGIGGGFMINNLNARVDESTLTSQHHENGKFINETPTAPNTLTKTLKIMWRYLRENRVDTEPNRVLPMKEVSRDLLNGLSNSEIHVIKLGHSSFILKVLGEYWLLDPVFSDRASPFSFIGPKRFQPTPISIANLPPIDRVLISHNHYDHLDKNAIIALKEKVKHFYVPLGVEGDLKRFGIEENNISSFDWWQSTLLGNSTVTFTPTQHFSGRGLSDGNTTLWGSWVIEANGQKLFFSGDSGYFNGFKEIGDRFGPFDLTLIETGAYDKDWHDIHMTPEESVQAHLDLRGQVMMPIHNGTFDLAFHAWYDPLNRVSAAAAQEHVALCTPIVGETVTLGKAYPTTPWWK, encoded by the coding sequence ATGAAACGCATCACGTGGTTCGTTTTTGCAGCATTAGGCATTGGAGGTGGATTTATGATTAACAATTTAAATGCTCGAGTTGATGAAAGCACTTTGACCTCTCAGCACCATGAGAACGGTAAATTTATTAATGAAACGCCAACTGCACCAAATACCTTAACAAAAACACTCAAAATCATGTGGCGTTATCTTCGCGAAAACCGCGTAGATACGGAACCGAATCGAGTTTTGCCTATGAAAGAAGTTTCAAGGGATTTACTCAATGGTTTATCGAACTCAGAGATCCACGTGATCAAATTAGGTCATTCTTCGTTCATTTTGAAAGTGTTAGGCGAATACTGGTTACTTGACCCTGTCTTTTCAGATAGAGCGTCACCTTTTAGTTTTATCGGCCCAAAACGTTTTCAACCTACACCCATTAGTATTGCCAACTTACCGCCGATCGATAGAGTCCTGATTTCGCACAACCATTATGACCATTTAGACAAAAATGCAATCATTGCACTTAAAGAGAAGGTTAAACATTTCTATGTGCCATTGGGTGTGGAAGGTGACTTAAAGCGATTTGGTATTGAAGAGAATAACATTTCATCATTTGACTGGTGGCAATCGACTTTGTTGGGTAATTCAACGGTTACGTTTACGCCAACTCAACACTTTTCGGGCCGAGGATTATCCGATGGAAACACAACACTTTGGGGTTCATGGGTCATTGAGGCGAACGGTCAAAAACTCTTCTTTAGCGGTGATTCGGGCTACTTCAATGGTTTCAAAGAAATTGGCGACAGATTTGGTCCTTTTGACCTTACTTTAATTGAAACAGGTGCTTACGATAAAGACTGGCACGATATCCACATGACGCCTGAAGAAAGTGTTCAAGCGCATTTAGATTTGCGCGGTCAAGTAATGATGCCTATTCACAATGGGACGTTTGATTTGGCATTTCATGCCTGGTACGACCCTCTCAATCGTGTATCTGCAGCGGCAGCTCAAGAACACGTTGCGCTGTGTACACCAATCGTAGGGGAAACAGTAACGCTAGGAAAAGCGTATCCAACCACTCCATGGTGGAAATAA
- a CDS encoding nucleotide triphosphate diphosphatase NUDT15, translated as MNDKQVRVGVAVVIVHHGRILLGERIGAHGAHTWATPGGHLEFGESIAECAIREVAEETGLVVSKVTELGFSNDVFASDSKHYVTVFVHAEISEGQEAQILEPHKCLQWAWYKLDALPSALFLSLKNFMSKSPDVITNLL; from the coding sequence ATGAATGACAAACAAGTGCGTGTTGGCGTTGCGGTGGTGATTGTACACCATGGCCGTATTCTTTTGGGTGAACGCATTGGCGCTCATGGTGCGCACACATGGGCGACACCCGGTGGACATCTCGAATTTGGGGAATCGATTGCGGAGTGTGCGATTCGCGAAGTTGCCGAAGAAACCGGTCTCGTTGTGTCAAAAGTAACTGAGCTCGGCTTTAGCAACGATGTTTTCGCCAGTGATAGTAAGCACTATGTGACGGTATTTGTGCATGCTGAGATTTCTGAAGGGCAAGAAGCGCAGATACTAGAGCCACATAAATGTTTGCAATGGGCTTGGTATAAATTGGACGCGCTTCCATCAGCGTTATTTTTGTCTCTTAAAAATTTTATGTCGAAATCACCAGATGTAATAACTAATCTGTTGTAA
- a CDS encoding S8 family peptidase, with translation MKRGQRHLLYPVALLLASSSGAIAKTNQHAAVNDRYIVVLKHVKEHRHQESQMLTTMMSNKLERRLGIAVSRTFSGEFNALVVTATQQQVKQLRADPSIAYIEKDRKIQVAPMKSEALLDSPSWGLDRIDQRNLPLNGTFNYVETGRGISAYIIDTGINVGHDEFQGRAAHGYDFVDNDNDASDCNGHGTHVAGTIGARNYGVAKAANLVGVRVLDCSGSGSYSDVIAGIDWVKQHANRPAVANMSLGGGISQAIDDAVNAAVRSGISFIVAAGNDNDLACNYSPARAQEAITVGASTRLDKRAEYSNFGGCVDVFAPGSDITSTWIGSSTATHVISGTSMAAPHVAGAAALLLESKPELSPPEIKAELIRRSSKNKLTDLKVNSPNHLLFSFDGETPDQDAPIPELALNNGISVSGLRDTQQVYKFTLTKQEPSLQVLLTGGNGDADLYVRQGMKPTITDYDCRPFQSGNNESCEFANPQQGEWYVMLNAYQGYSGAILKALVGSRTDVCKGLCLQNGIPVTDLAGGLNSDIRYSFDVPPNTTVSINTSGGTGDVDLFVRMNKPPTTGLYDCRPFETGNREQCVLDSKTGGVMHILLRGQARYSGVTLQGNYVQ, from the coding sequence ATGAAACGCGGACAAAGACACTTGCTTTACCCTGTTGCGTTGTTACTCGCATCGTCTTCCGGTGCAATCGCTAAGACAAATCAACATGCTGCAGTAAACGATAGGTATATCGTTGTTCTTAAGCATGTTAAGGAACACCGTCACCAAGAATCCCAAATGCTCACCACGATGATGTCCAACAAATTGGAGCGTCGTTTAGGTATCGCTGTGTCGAGGACATTTTCAGGGGAGTTTAACGCGCTGGTCGTCACGGCAACACAACAACAGGTTAAGCAGTTAAGAGCTGACCCCAGTATTGCTTACATTGAAAAAGACAGGAAAATCCAGGTAGCACCAATGAAATCAGAGGCTTTGTTGGACTCACCTAGTTGGGGATTAGATCGAATAGATCAGCGCAATTTACCTTTAAATGGCACCTTTAATTATGTCGAAACAGGTCGAGGCATCTCGGCATATATAATTGATACAGGTATTAATGTCGGGCATGACGAGTTTCAAGGTCGCGCTGCGCATGGATATGATTTTGTTGATAATGACAACGACGCAAGTGACTGTAATGGACATGGTACGCACGTAGCGGGAACGATTGGAGCACGCAATTATGGCGTTGCAAAAGCCGCCAACCTGGTTGGCGTGCGTGTTTTAGATTGTTCGGGCAGTGGTTCCTATTCTGATGTCATTGCTGGAATTGATTGGGTAAAACAACACGCGAACCGACCAGCGGTAGCCAATATGAGTCTTGGCGGCGGCATTTCGCAAGCGATCGACGATGCGGTAAATGCGGCCGTTCGTTCAGGTATCAGCTTTATCGTTGCGGCAGGCAACGATAATGATTTAGCGTGCAATTATTCGCCAGCTAGAGCACAAGAGGCGATAACGGTTGGAGCTAGCACTCGCCTCGATAAGCGAGCTGAATATTCTAATTTTGGTGGTTGCGTTGACGTGTTTGCACCAGGCAGCGATATCACGTCTACTTGGATAGGGTCTTCAACGGCGACTCACGTTATTAGTGGTACATCGATGGCCGCACCACATGTTGCTGGAGCGGCAGCACTGCTTCTTGAAAGTAAGCCTGAATTGTCACCGCCGGAAATTAAAGCAGAACTGATTCGCAGAAGTTCGAAAAATAAATTAACCGATCTAAAAGTAAATTCGCCGAATCATCTGTTATTTTCGTTTGATGGTGAAACACCGGATCAAGATGCACCAATACCTGAGTTAGCACTTAATAATGGCATTTCGGTAAGTGGCTTGCGCGATACGCAGCAGGTCTACAAGTTTACCTTAACCAAACAAGAGCCTTCGTTGCAGGTTTTGCTAACAGGAGGAAATGGCGATGCAGATCTTTATGTGAGGCAAGGAATGAAGCCGACGATAACCGACTATGACTGCCGACCTTTTCAATCCGGAAACAATGAGAGTTGTGAATTTGCGAATCCGCAGCAAGGTGAATGGTATGTCATGCTAAATGCCTATCAAGGATACAGCGGAGCAATATTAAAAGCGCTGGTGGGAAGTCGAACAGACGTATGCAAAGGGCTGTGCTTGCAAAATGGCATCCCGGTTACGGACCTTGCCGGCGGGCTGAACTCAGATATACGTTATAGCTTTGATGTGCCGCCCAATACGACTGTTTCAATTAACACTTCAGGAGGAACAGGCGATGTAGACCTCTTTGTGCGAATGAACAAACCGCCAACAACCGGACTTTATGATTGCCGTCCTTTTGAAACGGGTAACCGTGAACAATGTGTGCTGGACAGCAAAACGGGAGGTGTTATGCATATTTTATTGCGAGGCCAAGCTCGATACAGTGGGGTTACGTTGCAAGGAAATTACGTTCAATAG